One part of the Sphingobacterium sp. LZ7M1 genome encodes these proteins:
- a CDS encoding efflux transporter outer membrane subunit, whose protein sequence is MNKKIIFRVLIGCLCAAFFMVQGCKVGQKYQQPDLNMPEKFRGDTLAYFGDTSSISEISWKEFFHDPTLKDLIDSALTNNYDMQTALKNIEIANKWMRQNRFNYLPEVDATIAGVNKQYRSKHFGSGPSTRWYEFNGKKAPENMFTYTSQFGTEIGFSWEIDIWGKISNAKDQLVAEYLNTQEAKNAIQTNLIASVAKGYFNLLMLDAKIEVAKRNVQLNDSTLQMIKLQYDAGEITALAIQQTESQRLIAASLVPELEKEIVLQENALRILIGEMPDSVSRGTSFEHLFAENKDISLGSPLEIIRNRPDVRGAELGLIAANANANIQQAMRYPSLSLEGVFGVNSSLPKNWFSIPGSLLGGIGGSLTAPIFKNRKLKTEWEVAKIERDKAEIDFQKTVLEAVSEVSDAVVTVEKLREQLEFARLRVENSEKAVKNAGLLFKGGYATYLEVITAQGNALDSDLALVELRQEHLESYVDLYRSLGGGWR, encoded by the coding sequence ATGAATAAGAAAATAATATTTAGAGTTTTAATCGGTTGTCTTTGTGCTGCATTCTTTATGGTGCAGGGCTGTAAGGTAGGGCAGAAATACCAGCAACCCGATTTAAACATGCCTGAAAAATTTAGGGGCGATACCCTGGCATATTTTGGTGATACTTCGAGTATCAGCGAGATCTCTTGGAAAGAATTTTTCCATGATCCTACCCTAAAAGATTTGATTGATTCTGCATTGACCAATAACTATGATATGCAAACAGCATTGAAAAATATTGAGATTGCTAACAAATGGATGCGCCAGAACAGGTTTAATTATCTCCCAGAAGTGGATGCAACCATTGCCGGGGTCAATAAACAGTACAGATCCAAGCACTTTGGTTCTGGTCCATCAACCAGATGGTATGAGTTCAATGGTAAAAAAGCTCCTGAGAACATGTTTACTTATACTTCCCAATTTGGTACAGAAATAGGCTTCAGTTGGGAGATTGATATCTGGGGCAAGATCAGCAATGCCAAAGACCAATTGGTTGCAGAATACCTGAATACACAGGAGGCGAAGAATGCCATCCAGACCAATTTGATCGCTAGTGTTGCCAAAGGCTATTTTAACTTATTGATGTTAGACGCCAAAATCGAAGTTGCTAAGCGAAATGTGCAACTGAACGATAGCACCCTTCAGATGATCAAATTGCAATATGATGCAGGTGAAATTACAGCATTAGCTATCCAACAAACCGAGTCCCAGCGATTGATCGCTGCCTCCTTGGTGCCTGAATTGGAGAAAGAAATCGTCCTTCAGGAAAATGCATTGAGGATTTTGATTGGTGAGATGCCAGATTCTGTATCTAGAGGGACCAGTTTTGAGCACTTATTTGCTGAAAACAAAGATATTTCTTTAGGCTCTCCGCTTGAGATCATCCGGAATAGACCTGATGTGAGGGGCGCGGAGTTAGGTTTGATTGCCGCTAATGCCAATGCAAATATCCAACAAGCCATGCGTTATCCAAGCTTATCTCTTGAAGGGGTATTTGGAGTCAACTCTAGTTTGCCAAAGAACTGGTTTTCCATTCCAGGTTCCCTATTAGGTGGAATTGGAGGTAGTTTGACTGCTCCAATCTTTAAGAACAGAAAATTAAAGACCGAGTGGGAAGTTGCAAAAATTGAAAGAGACAAGGCTGAAATAGATTTCCAAAAAACGGTATTAGAAGCTGTTTCTGAGGTTTCAGATGCCGTAGTGACCGTAGAGAAATTAAGAGAACAATTAGAATTTGCAAGATTAAGAGTCGAGAACTCTGAAAAAGCAGTAAAAAATGCAGGATTGTTGTTCAAAGGTGGTTATGCTACCTACTTGGAGGTGATCACTGCACAAGGTAATGCACTTGATTCAGATTTGGCTTTGGTTGAATTGCGTCAAGAACACCTGGAATCCTATGTTGACCTTTATAGGTCCTTAGGCGGTGGCTGGAGATAA
- a CDS encoding sulfite exporter TauE/SafE family protein yields the protein MERYFIFLVLALITEIIGTVSGFGSSILFVPTASLFFDFKAVLGITAVFHVFSNLSKITLFRKGINKDIALKLGIPAVLFVIIGAMLTKYVPVKEMELGMNLLIASLAVFLLFRFDKPLKQTNQNLYLGGVISGFFAGLVGTGGAIRGITLAAFNLPKDIFIATSALIDLGVDFSRAVVYVSQGYFPSEYIKLIPFLILVSILGSYLGKVILKHTSERVFKYIVLGVVILTSVFQFINYFTKASGS from the coding sequence ATGGAGAGGTATTTTATTTTCTTGGTTTTAGCACTGATCACAGAGATTATTGGCACAGTGTCTGGGTTTGGCTCGTCCATTTTATTCGTTCCGACCGCTTCCTTGTTCTTTGATTTTAAAGCCGTATTGGGGATTACTGCTGTTTTCCATGTATTCAGTAACCTTTCCAAGATCACTTTATTCCGGAAAGGTATCAATAAAGATATAGCACTGAAACTAGGCATTCCCGCTGTATTATTTGTGATAATCGGAGCTATGTTGACCAAATATGTTCCTGTCAAGGAAATGGAATTGGGAATGAACCTGTTAATTGCCAGCCTTGCCGTATTCCTTCTTTTCCGATTTGATAAACCCTTGAAACAGACCAATCAGAACTTATATTTAGGTGGGGTGATATCCGGATTTTTTGCGGGTCTTGTTGGGACTGGCGGAGCCATCAGGGGAATCACTCTCGCGGCCTTCAATCTGCCCAAAGACATCTTTATTGCCACTTCTGCCTTGATAGATCTTGGTGTCGATTTCAGTAGGGCTGTCGTATATGTATCCCAAGGCTATTTTCCTTCAGAATATATCAAGCTGATTCCTTTTCTGATCCTTGTGAGTATTTTGGGAAGTTATTTGGGTAAAGTAATCTTGAAACATACATCAGAAAGGGTCTTCAAATACATTGTCTTAGGGGTAGTCATCTTAACTTCGGTATTTCAGTTTATCAACTATTTCACCAAAGCCTCAGGATCTTAA
- a CDS encoding thioredoxin family protein, with product MKKLTLILGFSLVMLLTAFQTQSFAQTKKVNPELDSLAKPYHPEADAQKDIDSLVALAKKENKNIIIQAGGNWCIWCLRFNNFIHQNSKIANLLQDNFVYYHLNYSPENKNEVVFNKYAAGKGEEYGFPFFIVMDSNGKVLFTRESGSLESGKGYDENKVMAFFSEWLPKK from the coding sequence ATGAAGAAATTGACTTTAATATTAGGATTTAGCCTAGTGATGCTACTTACAGCATTCCAAACACAGAGTTTTGCCCAAACCAAAAAAGTAAATCCAGAATTGGATTCCTTAGCAAAACCTTATCATCCTGAGGCGGATGCTCAAAAAGATATTGATAGTTTAGTTGCATTGGCTAAAAAAGAAAACAAGAATATTATCATTCAAGCTGGCGGTAACTGGTGTATTTGGTGTCTGCGGTTCAATAATTTTATTCACCAAAACAGCAAAATAGCCAATCTGCTCCAGGATAACTTTGTGTATTACCACCTGAATTATTCTCCTGAAAATAAAAATGAAGTGGTATTTAATAAATACGCAGCTGGTAAAGGAGAGGAATATGGCTTTCCATTTTTTATCGTTATGGACAGCAATGGCAAAGTCCTTTTCACACGAGAAAGTGGTAGTCTAGAGTCAGGAAAAGGCTATGATGAAAACAAAGTAATGGCATTCTTCAGTGAATGGCTTCCGAAGAAATAA
- a CDS encoding group III truncated hemoglobin has translation MESIKHDIRNIEDIKVLVNTFYDQIRENELLGPIFNGIIQDRWPEHLEKMYRFWQTVLLEEHTYYGSPFPPHAKMPVEKKHFDQWVGMFSKTVDSLYEGEKAERAKWQGARMAEMFQYKIEYYQQNNLKPLI, from the coding sequence ATGGAAAGCATTAAACATGATATTCGGAATATAGAGGATATCAAAGTCTTGGTCAATACATTTTACGACCAAATAAGGGAGAATGAGTTGTTGGGACCGATCTTTAATGGAATCATTCAAGATCGATGGCCGGAACACCTAGAAAAAATGTACCGTTTCTGGCAAACCGTTCTTTTGGAAGAGCACACCTATTATGGAAGTCCATTTCCACCTCATGCAAAGATGCCAGTAGAAAAGAAACATTTCGACCAATGGGTTGGCATGTTTTCTAAGACTGTGGACAGTTTATATGAAGGTGAGAAGGCAGAAAGGGCAAAATGGCAAGGTGCTAGAATGGCTGAAATGTTTCAATATAAAATTGAATACTATCAGCAGAACAATTTAAAGCCACTAATTTAA
- a CDS encoding Rrf2 family transcriptional regulator: MFSKACEHGIKAIIYIATQSLEGNRVKITAVAEHTGTPEAFTAKVLGLLTKHQILHSIKGPFGGFEMDHNQIHNISLSQIVKAVDGDQIFMGCGLGLKECNALKPCPMHNSFVKIRTDLKNMLEKTTVYELAVGIISGESILMR; encoded by the coding sequence ATGTTTTCAAAAGCTTGTGAACACGGAATTAAGGCAATCATCTATATTGCCACGCAATCATTAGAAGGAAACCGCGTAAAGATTACGGCGGTAGCTGAGCATACTGGTACGCCAGAAGCCTTTACGGCAAAGGTTTTAGGGCTATTGACCAAGCATCAGATCTTACATTCGATTAAAGGACCATTCGGAGGATTTGAGATGGACCATAATCAGATACATAATATCAGTCTATCGCAAATTGTGAAAGCGGTAGACGGAGATCAGATCTTCATGGGCTGTGGATTAGGTTTGAAAGAATGTAATGCTTTAAAACCTTGTCCTATGCACAATAGTTTTGTGAAGATCAGGACCGATTTAAAGAATATGTTGGAAAAAACTACGGTCTATGAATTGGCTGTAGGCATTATTTCCGGTGAAAGTATCTTAATGAGGTAA
- a CDS encoding serine hydrolase, with protein MKKLFSLCIIFLSIICQAHAQKIDKKLTEKINQAIAGFEGDLGIYVKHLKQNKIVNINADSTFPTASVVKVPILVGVFQKIQDGDLSLDQKFIYRDSRAYGGSGLMQFFKDSTETDLTTLIGLMLSYSDNVTSIWCQELAGGGQSINPILDQLGLKNTKVNSRTPGREEIWKKYGWGQTTPREMATLYEMIRKGKVISPAHSDKMYRFLKNQFYNERALSQFPAEVSWIGKTGSLDEVRSEVVLVNAPHGDFVFSFFSNNNKDRSWTKNNEAEVLTRKIANIIWNHYEKDFTPFPAN; from the coding sequence ATGAAAAAACTATTCAGTCTGTGCATTATTTTTTTATCAATTATCTGTCAAGCCCATGCTCAGAAGATCGACAAAAAGCTGACCGAGAAAATCAATCAAGCTATTGCGGGTTTTGAGGGGGACTTGGGGATTTATGTTAAACACCTGAAGCAAAACAAGATAGTTAACATCAATGCTGACAGCACCTTCCCTACAGCAAGTGTAGTAAAGGTTCCGATACTGGTAGGTGTTTTTCAAAAAATTCAAGACGGGGATTTAAGCTTAGACCAGAAGTTTATATACCGAGATTCCCGGGCTTATGGAGGTTCTGGACTCATGCAATTTTTCAAGGACAGTACCGAAACTGACCTAACCACCTTGATTGGATTAATGTTAAGCTATAGCGATAATGTAACTTCCATTTGGTGTCAGGAATTGGCAGGTGGAGGTCAAAGCATCAATCCTATTTTGGACCAGTTAGGCCTTAAAAACACAAAGGTCAATTCGAGGACTCCCGGACGTGAAGAAATTTGGAAGAAGTATGGTTGGGGACAAACTACGCCAAGGGAAATGGCAACATTATATGAAATGATCCGAAAGGGTAAAGTGATCTCTCCTGCACATTCAGATAAGATGTATCGGTTCTTAAAGAACCAATTCTATAATGAAAGGGCACTATCACAGTTTCCTGCTGAAGTCAGCTGGATAGGAAAGACAGGATCTTTGGATGAAGTGCGTTCTGAGGTCGTCTTGGTGAATGCGCCACATGGTGATTTTGTTTTCTCCTTTTTCAGCAATAACAACAAAGATAGAAGTTGGACAAAAAACAATGAGGCCGAGGTCCTGACGAGAAAAATTGCAAATATCATCTGGAACCATTATGAAAAGGACTTCACTCCTTTTCCAGCTAATTAG
- a CDS encoding DUF1543 domain-containing protein produces the protein MELFMVVIGGKPEGRFTEQHDVFFGIADELKDLVPEMNEFWPALEGRMHIDSWRKVSKVTGYKIQIVEKGPQTDGNFKKLFFVNLGGYKPNDMEEYHYKQLVVADDLAEATRVAKDTVFWKHHESSHIDDKYGIDVDDIYEVSDLLNPKFKAQYHISIQGTTDTSEDILEVGYLKISKLVG, from the coding sequence ATGGAATTATTTATGGTGGTAATTGGCGGAAAGCCAGAAGGAAGGTTTACCGAACAGCATGATGTTTTCTTTGGAATTGCTGATGAATTGAAGGACTTAGTGCCGGAAATGAATGAGTTTTGGCCAGCTCTAGAAGGGAGGATGCATATCGATTCCTGGAGAAAGGTAAGCAAGGTTACTGGTTATAAAATCCAAATCGTAGAGAAGGGACCGCAAACGGACGGTAATTTCAAGAAGTTATTTTTTGTCAATTTAGGAGGATACAAACCCAATGACATGGAGGAATATCATTATAAGCAATTGGTGGTGGCAGATGATTTAGCTGAAGCGACCAGGGTTGCCAAGGATACCGTTTTTTGGAAACATCATGAATCATCCCACATCGATGATAAATATGGGATCGATGTAGATGATATCTATGAAGTGTCTGACTTGTTAAACCCCAAATTCAAAGCCCAATATCATATCAGCATACAGGGGACGACCGATACATCTGAAGATATACTTGAAGTAGGTTATTTAAAGATCAGTAAGCTAGTGGGCTAG
- a CDS encoding NAD(P)-dependent oxidoreductase, with protein sequence MKVALIGATGFVGSHILEELVHRNMEVTAIARDVENLKNKPHVLAVQMDVMHDTSLGSALNGNDVVISAFNAGWTNPEIYDDYLEGSRHILKELKETGIKRFIVIGGAGSLLDENDNRLVDDPNFPKEIKSGALAAADFYEVIQREEELDWTFISPAIEMNPSKKGKRTGKYRTGTDHPVFDHDGHSNISVEDLAVAVVDEVENNKFIKKRFTAGY encoded by the coding sequence ATGAAAGTAGCATTGATCGGAGCAACAGGGTTTGTTGGCTCCCATATATTGGAAGAATTGGTACACAGAAACATGGAAGTGACAGCGATCGCTCGGGATGTAGAAAACCTCAAAAATAAACCTCATGTCCTAGCGGTACAAATGGACGTGATGCATGACACTAGCCTTGGCAGTGCATTAAATGGCAATGATGTAGTAATCTCGGCGTTTAATGCAGGCTGGACCAATCCTGAGATCTATGATGATTACCTAGAAGGATCCAGACATATTCTAAAAGAATTAAAGGAGACCGGAATAAAACGTTTCATTGTCATTGGAGGTGCAGGAAGTCTCTTGGATGAAAATGACAATAGGCTTGTGGATGACCCTAATTTTCCAAAGGAGATTAAATCTGGCGCCCTGGCAGCAGCGGATTTTTATGAGGTTATCCAACGGGAAGAAGAATTGGATTGGACCTTTATCAGTCCAGCCATTGAGATGAATCCAAGTAAAAAGGGAAAAAGGACTGGAAAATATAGGACTGGAACAGACCATCCTGTTTTTGATCATGATGGTCATTCCAATATCTCCGTGGAAGATTTGGCCGTAGCTGTGGTAGATGAAGTTGAAAACAATAAATTCATCAAAAAGAGATTTACAGCCGGCTATTGA